In Mycobacterium sp. Aquia_213, the sequence GCCGCAAGGCATTAAGGCTTACGTCACCGGCCCGTCGGCGCTGTTCTCGGACATGCAGGAGGCCGGTGACAGATCGATTTTGAAGATGACCGCGGTCGGCGCGGCGATCATTTTCGTGGTGCTGCTTTTCGTCTATCGGTCGATCATCACGGTGGTTCTGTTGTTGATCACCGTCGGGATCGAGGTACTCGCGGCCCGCGGCATCGTCGCGTTTCTCGGCGATCACAGCCTGGTTCAACTGTCGACGTTTGCCGTCAACCTGCTGGTGGCCCTTGCGATGGCGGCTGGCACCGACTACGGGATCTTCTTCTTCGGCCGATATCAAGAGGCGCGCCAGGCCGGCGAGGATCGGGAAACCGCCTACTACAACACCTTCCGCGGGGTTGTCCCCGTCGTGTTGGGTTCGGGCTTGACGATCGCCGGAGCAATGTTGTGTCTTAGCTTTACCCGGATGCCCATCTTCCAGACCATGGGCGTGCCGTGCGCCATCGGCTTGGTCGTTTCCGTGGTGATCGCGCTGACGTTGGTGCCGGCGATCCTCACCATCGGGGGCCGCTTCGGGTTCCTCGATCCAAGGCGAGCCATCCGCTTCGGTCGGTGGCGCCGAATCGGCACGGCAATCGTCCGCTGGCCGGTGCCCATCCTCGTCGCGACCATTGCCGTCGCGCTGGTCGGTTTGGTCACGCTGCCCGGCTATCAGACCAGCTACAACAACCGGCTCTACATGCCCGACGACATTCCGGCGAACGTCGGCTATGCGGCCGCCGACCGGCACTTCACCCAAGCGCGGATGATGCCCGAGATTCTGATGATCGAATCCGATCATGACATGCGCAATCCGGCCGATTTCATCGTCCTGCACAGGCTGGCCAGAGCCATATTCAAGGTGCCCGGAATTGCCCGGGTTCAGGGCATAACCCGGCCCGAGGGAACACCGATCGAACACACCTCGATCCCCTTCATGCTCGCCATGCAGAATTCGGCCCAGTCACAAAACATCAAATATATGAAGGCTCGCATGGACGACATGCTCGAGCAGGTCCACATGATGGACATACAGATCGCGTCAATGAGACGCCTTTACGCATTGCAGTCGGAACTTACCGCCCTAACGCACGAATCGATCACCAAAACCGACGAGATGACGGCGCTCTTGTACGAGTTGAGAGACCATTTTGCCGACTTCGAAGATTTCCTCAGACCCATCAAGAGCTATTTTTACTGGGAAAAGCATTGCTTCGATATCCCCATATGCTTTGCGTTGAGGTCGATCTTTGACACGCTAGACGGGGTCGACGAGCTGAGCGACAAACTCAAGGATCTGTTGGTGGATCTCCACAAAATGGATGCCTTGCTGCCGCAACTGCTTGAGCAGTTCCCGCAGATGATTGCAAGCATGCAGTTTTTCAAGTCGACGACGCTGACGATGCACAGCACCATGGGTGGAATCCTCGGCCAAGTAGATGTCGACAATAAAGACGCCACCACCATGGGTCAGGCGTTCGACAACTCTAGAAACGACGATTCCTTCTATCTGCCTCCGGAGATTTTCAAAAACGCGGACTTCCAGAAGGCGATGAATCAATTCTTGTCGCCCGACGGGAAAGCCGCGCGGTTCATCATCTCCCACAAAGGAGACCCGGCATCGCCCGAAAGCGTGGACCGGGTAGACAAGATCAAGACGGCGGCCGAGGAGGCGCTCAAGACGACGCCCCTGGAAGACTCCAAGATCTGGCTCGCCGGCACCGCGTCGACCTTCAAGGACTTCAAAGACGGCTCGAAATTCGACCTCTTGATCGCGGGAATCGGCGCGCTGTGCCTGATCTTCACGATCATGCTCATCATCACGCGCAGCTTTGTCGCCGCCCTGGTCATCGTCGGTACGGTGGCTCTTTCGCTGGGCTCATCGTTCGGGCTTTCGGTCCTGATCTGGCAGTACATTCTGGGAATCAAGCTGTACTGGATGGTCCTGCCGATGTCGGTGATCGTCCTGCTGGCGGTGGGGTCTGACTACAACTTGTTGTTGGTATCCCGCATGAAAGAGGAAATAGGCGCGGGTATCAATACCGGCATCATTCGCGCAATGGGC encodes:
- a CDS encoding RND family transporter, which gives rise to MTTEPIPTAPAAPPVRKPFVARTLRNLSLVFVLGWVALTLLVTFAVPSLERVGREHSVPLAPQDAPAVQAMMRMGKVFKESDSDSFVMLVIEGQQELGDSAHKYYDKLMRLLKADTKHVEHVQDLWGDRLTAAGAQSADSKAVYVQMNLAGNQGTTQGQDSIASVRDILAKNPPPQGIKAYVTGPSALFSDMQEAGDRSILKMTAVGAAIIFVVLLFVYRSIITVVLLLITVGIEVLAARGIVAFLGDHSLVQLSTFAVNLLVALAMAAGTDYGIFFFGRYQEARQAGEDRETAYYNTFRGVVPVVLGSGLTIAGAMLCLSFTRMPIFQTMGVPCAIGLVVSVVIALTLVPAILTIGGRFGFLDPRRAIRFGRWRRIGTAIVRWPVPILVATIAVALVGLVTLPGYQTSYNNRLYMPDDIPANVGYAAADRHFTQARMMPEILMIESDHDMRNPADFIVLHRLARAIFKVPGIARVQGITRPEGTPIEHTSIPFMLAMQNSAQSQNIKYMKARMDDMLEQVHMMDIQIASMRRLYALQSELTALTHESITKTDEMTALLYELRDHFADFEDFLRPIKSYFYWEKHCFDIPICFALRSIFDTLDGVDELSDKLKDLLVDLHKMDALLPQLLEQFPQMIASMQFFKSTTLTMHSTMGGILGQVDVDNKDATTMGQAFDNSRNDDSFYLPPEIFKNADFQKAMNQFLSPDGKAARFIISHKGDPASPESVDRVDKIKTAAEEALKTTPLEDSKIWLAGTASTFKDFKDGSKFDLLIAGIGALCLIFTIMLIITRSFVAALVIVGTVALSLGSSFGLSVLIWQYILGIKLYWMVLPMSVIVLLAVGSDYNLLLVSRMKEEIGAGINTGIIRAMGGTGKVVTNAGLVFAFTMASMASSDLRIIGQVGTTIGLGLLFDTLIVRSFMTPTIATLLGRWFWWPQVVRPRPASQMLRPEGPRPLVRALLGQEHAGDAPTAEIPRQSV